A DNA window from Micromonospora sp. NBC_01739 contains the following coding sequences:
- a CDS encoding TSCPD domain-containing protein, whose protein sequence is MSETFMPQRAAGVTRQFMIDGVPGRLMTAAAASGALTHVDLRMGKHGSTLAGLTDALSTAITTGLRGGTPTAVFVDELRHTRYVPAGPTSDPDLPHATSLGDYLAQHLRLNYPQPVERP, encoded by the coding sequence ATGAGCGAAACGTTCATGCCTCAACGCGCAGCCGGCGTCACCCGCCAGTTCATGATCGACGGCGTCCCCGGACGCCTGATGACAGCCGCAGCAGCCAGCGGCGCCCTCACCCACGTCGACCTGAGGATGGGCAAGCACGGCTCCACCCTGGCCGGACTAACCGACGCCCTGTCCACGGCGATCACTACCGGTCTGCGCGGCGGAACACCCACAGCCGTATTCGTCGACGAGCTACGCCACACCCGCTATGTCCCCGCCGGCCCCACCAGCGACCCAGACCTTCCGCACGCGACATCGTTGGGCGATTACCTCGCCCAACACCTGCGTCTCAATTACCCTCAGCCGGTAGAACGACCGTGA
- a CDS encoding cation transporter, translating to MSLPLIQLTPSGPSPLRRAVLTKRVQLLVVATITYNVIEAVVAITAGTIASSTALIGFGLDSIIEVSSAAAVAWQFAGRDPEAREKKALHIIAISFFALAAYVSVESVRALIGGAEAEHSSVGLVLAAVSLAVMPGLSYAQRHTGRELGSRTAVADSKQTLLCTYLSAVLLVGLAVNSLFGWSWADPIAALVIAAVAVKEGREAWKGDSCCAPNAALHTVSANAPPSGSTATAACADGCCGTGETGEPR from the coding sequence ATGAGCCTGCCGCTGATCCAGCTGACACCGTCCGGCCCCAGTCCGCTCCGGCGGGCCGTGCTCACCAAGCGGGTGCAGCTGCTGGTCGTTGCCACCATCACCTACAACGTCATCGAGGCGGTCGTGGCGATCACCGCGGGGACGATCGCGTCGTCGACCGCGCTGATCGGCTTCGGCCTCGACTCGATCATCGAGGTGTCGTCGGCGGCGGCGGTGGCGTGGCAGTTCGCCGGCCGTGACCCCGAAGCGCGGGAGAAGAAGGCGCTGCACATCATCGCGATCTCGTTCTTCGCCCTCGCCGCCTACGTCAGCGTCGAATCGGTGCGCGCGCTGATCGGCGGCGCCGAGGCCGAACACTCCAGCGTCGGGCTGGTCTTGGCCGCGGTGTCGCTCGCCGTGATGCCTGGGCTGTCGTACGCGCAGCGCCACACCGGACGCGAACTCGGCTCCCGCACGGCCGTGGCCGACTCGAAGCAGACCCTGCTGTGCACCTACCTGTCTGCGGTCCTGCTGGTGGGCCTAGCAGTCAACAGCCTGTTCGGCTGGTCGTGGGCCGACCCGATCGCCGCGCTGGTCATCGCGGCCGTCGCGGTCAAGGAAGGCCGCGAAGCGTGGAAGGGTGACAGCTGCTGCGCCCCGAACGCCGCCCTGCACACCGTCTCGGCCAACGCCCCGCCGTCCGGGTCCACTGCGACCGCTGCCTGTGCCGACGGTTGCTGCGGCACGGGCGAGACCGGCGAGCCGCGTTGA
- a CDS encoding ArsR/SmtB family transcription factor, protein METLTHGQVLARFGHALSDPTRARLLLALREQPGYPAELAELLGTTRQNLSNHLACLRGCGLVVAVPQGRRTRYELADARMAHALGDLLGLVLAVDPAACPASAEKGCC, encoded by the coding sequence GTGGAGACGTTGACGCACGGGCAGGTCCTGGCCCGCTTCGGTCATGCCCTGTCGGATCCGACCCGGGCACGGCTGTTGCTGGCCCTGCGCGAGCAGCCGGGGTACCCGGCTGAGCTGGCGGAGTTGCTGGGCACCACCCGGCAGAACCTGTCCAACCACCTGGCGTGCCTGCGCGGGTGCGGCCTGGTCGTGGCGGTCCCGCAGGGCCGGCGGACCCGTTACGAGCTGGCCGACGCCCGGATGGCGCACGCCCTGGGTGACCTACTCGGCTTGGTCCTCGCGGTCGACCCGGCCGCGTGCCCGGCCTCGGCCGAGAAAGGCTGCTGCTGA
- the uppS gene encoding polyprenyl diphosphate synthase: MKNAAYALYARRLNAQLAGASLPRHVAIVMDGNRRWARQAGFTDAKIGHRYGAEHLDEVLQWCAAIGIQHVTAFVASVDNLQKRDSDEVDNLLRMIEDVVAERLTRPSSIWKIHTAGRLDVLPDSTRHALKLAEEATRDNNTAFHLNIAIGYDGREEILNAIRSLLEEQGRAGHSIDDIAQGLTASQIATHLYTSGQPDPDLVIRTSGERRMSGFLLWQAAYSELHFTDVYWPGFRKIDFLRALRSYAARHRRYGA; the protein is encoded by the coding sequence GTGAAGAACGCTGCCTACGCGCTCTACGCGCGGCGCCTCAACGCGCAACTGGCCGGCGCGAGCCTGCCCCGGCACGTCGCGATCGTCATGGACGGCAACCGCCGATGGGCGCGACAGGCCGGGTTCACCGACGCCAAAATCGGCCACCGCTACGGGGCAGAGCACCTCGACGAGGTCCTTCAGTGGTGCGCAGCAATCGGCATCCAACACGTGACCGCGTTCGTCGCCTCCGTTGACAACCTGCAGAAGCGAGACTCCGACGAAGTCGACAACCTCCTGCGCATGATCGAGGACGTCGTCGCTGAACGCCTGACCCGGCCGTCCAGCATCTGGAAGATCCACACGGCCGGCAGGCTCGACGTCCTACCGGATTCCACCAGGCACGCCCTCAAGCTGGCCGAAGAAGCCACCCGAGACAACAACACGGCCTTCCATCTCAACATCGCCATCGGCTACGACGGCCGCGAAGAGATCCTCAACGCCATCCGATCGCTGCTCGAAGAGCAAGGGCGAGCCGGTCACAGCATCGACGACATCGCCCAAGGGCTGACCGCCAGCCAGATCGCGACCCACCTCTACACCAGCGGACAACCCGACCCCGACCTGGTCATCCGGACCAGCGGGGAACGCCGCATGTCGGGGTTCCTCCTCTGGCAAGCCGCATACTCCGAGCTGCACTTCACCGACGTCTACTGGCCCGGCTTCCGGAAAATCGACTTTCTCCGCGCCCTACGGTCCTACGCCGCCCGCCATCGCCGATACGGTGCCTGA
- a CDS encoding AAA family ATPase — protein MDKPHTTDPAPTLVIIRGNSGSGKTTAAREVRRRYGRGAALLEQDYLRRTLLREHDSAHIDPVAPMFITATARTALDLGYHVILEGILHTERYAAVLHQLIDNHPGPTAVFYLDVSIDETIRRHLHRDEPIPVTADEMRRWYTHRDLLNVPGETIIPEPHTLEQTVTTILHSSGLTSATPQTPCPRRCRHCARKADTSPAAATTS, from the coding sequence ATGGACAAACCGCACACCACCGATCCCGCGCCCACGTTGGTGATCATTCGCGGCAACTCCGGCAGCGGGAAAACCACGGCTGCCCGCGAGGTCCGGCGCCGCTACGGACGCGGGGCCGCGCTGCTGGAACAGGACTACCTCCGCCGAACCCTGCTCCGCGAACACGACAGCGCCCACATCGACCCGGTAGCCCCGATGTTCATCACCGCGACCGCCCGCACCGCCCTCGACCTGGGTTACCACGTCATCCTGGAAGGCATCCTGCACACCGAACGCTACGCCGCCGTGCTGCACCAGCTCATCGACAACCACCCCGGTCCGACCGCCGTGTTCTACCTGGACGTGTCCATCGACGAGACCATCCGCCGCCACCTCCACCGAGACGAACCGATCCCCGTCACCGCAGACGAGATGCGCCGCTGGTACACGCACCGAGACCTACTCAACGTTCCCGGCGAAACCATCATCCCCGAACCCCACACCCTCGAGCAGACGGTCACCACGATCCTGCATTCCAGCGGCCTCACCAGCGCCACACCACAAACGCCCTGCCCACGACGCTGCCGGCACTGCGCCCGCAAGGCCGACACTTCTCCGGCCGCTGCGACGACCAGCTGA
- a CDS encoding site-specific integrase, producing the protein MTSTRQTTERRGLRGTGRSQITYHAVDRVSPIDVLSMQEVLALLPQQPIWLKAGNGDRQACLRGATRIMEWLQTFPGAGWQQRWENSGADQGAQWIAVLTANDPRSADLSRQEIRFALPRLFAARLVLPSFDFLTDYGALNLYVNVRKVLSPGLFEQAEKAGTALGMRRNHVMSGLNVLTKVVLNSGKNLEELTEQDLLRLRAWHLQENPSRGTPSVNGAWDMLAATGVLPENSSMRETVRAGQKTTTQLIDRYDIKSQTVRNLLIRYFDERRPGIDFATLRGLISYLAGTFWCDIEEHHPGIDSINLPTDVARKWKERVRIVTMPDGSQRPRIAYLDLMVTVRSFYEDLVRWSMEDPSWAAFAVPNPIKAGDTVGLAKARRAATSRMHQRTRERIPHLQVLVDTTTSHLKGARDLLRAAGTVEVGQRFDVAGRTYLRTTRKSYLTHPGLALDVVLVQDVATGEVLDLTRVEDDAFWAWAAIETLRYTGLRIEELLELTHLAVVSYRLPDTGEVVPLLQVVPSKTNQERLLLVVPELASVLASIISRISDDDGRVPMVARYDPHERLTGPRLPHLFQRKYSWQPVVIGNSAIVDLIDATLARTGLTDPTGAPLSYRPHDFRRMFTTEVVSGGLPIHIAARILGHDNINTTQAYHAVFPEELIRAYRAFTDRRRALRPAAEYREPTAAEWTEFQHHFALRKVELGECGRPYGSPCNHEHACIRCPMLRPDPTQRARLVEIIDNLAERKAEAVARGWLGEIDGLDSSLTSAGEKLAALDKRAEMTDSRAVLLGIPVIREDA; encoded by the coding sequence GTGACGTCGACAAGGCAGACAACTGAACGCCGCGGCCTGCGCGGCACCGGCCGGAGCCAGATCACTTACCACGCCGTGGACCGGGTCAGTCCCATCGATGTGCTCAGCATGCAGGAAGTCCTCGCTCTGCTGCCGCAGCAGCCGATCTGGCTCAAGGCTGGCAACGGCGACCGGCAAGCGTGCCTACGCGGCGCAACAAGGATCATGGAGTGGCTGCAGACCTTCCCCGGCGCCGGCTGGCAGCAGCGGTGGGAGAATTCCGGCGCCGACCAGGGCGCCCAATGGATCGCCGTACTGACCGCCAACGATCCGCGGAGCGCCGATCTGAGTCGACAAGAGATCCGCTTCGCTCTTCCTCGCCTGTTCGCGGCGCGCCTCGTGCTGCCCTCCTTCGACTTCCTGACCGACTACGGGGCATTGAACCTGTATGTCAACGTGCGAAAGGTACTCAGCCCCGGCCTGTTCGAGCAGGCCGAGAAGGCCGGCACGGCTCTCGGCATGCGCCGCAATCACGTCATGTCAGGACTCAATGTTCTGACCAAGGTGGTGCTCAACAGCGGCAAGAACCTTGAGGAGCTCACGGAGCAGGACCTGCTGCGCCTGCGCGCCTGGCATCTGCAGGAGAACCCCAGCCGGGGCACCCCCTCGGTCAACGGCGCGTGGGACATGCTGGCCGCCACCGGTGTGCTGCCCGAGAACAGCTCGATGCGCGAGACGGTACGGGCCGGGCAGAAGACCACGACTCAGCTCATCGACCGCTACGACATCAAGAGCCAGACTGTGCGTAACCTGCTTATCCGCTACTTCGACGAGCGCCGTCCAGGCATCGACTTCGCCACGCTGCGCGGACTGATCTCTTACCTCGCGGGCACCTTCTGGTGCGACATCGAAGAGCACCATCCCGGAATCGACTCCATCAACCTTCCCACGGACGTCGCCCGGAAGTGGAAGGAGCGGGTCCGCATCGTCACCATGCCGGACGGCAGCCAACGCCCGCGCATCGCCTACCTCGACCTCATGGTGACCGTCAGGTCCTTCTACGAGGACCTGGTGCGATGGTCAATGGAAGACCCGTCCTGGGCGGCGTTCGCGGTGCCCAACCCAATCAAAGCCGGCGACACCGTCGGCCTGGCCAAGGCCCGCCGAGCCGCCACCAGCCGGATGCACCAACGCACGCGGGAACGAATCCCCCACCTCCAGGTACTGGTCGACACGACAACCAGCCACCTCAAGGGCGCGAGGGACCTCCTGAGGGCGGCCGGCACCGTCGAAGTCGGACAACGCTTCGACGTCGCGGGGCGCACGTACCTGCGCACCACGCGCAAGAGCTACCTCACCCACCCGGGCCTTGCCCTCGACGTCGTGCTCGTTCAGGACGTGGCCACCGGTGAAGTCCTCGACCTCACACGCGTCGAAGACGACGCGTTCTGGGCATGGGCGGCGATCGAGACGCTGCGCTACACCGGTTTGCGCATTGAAGAACTGCTTGAACTGACGCACCTGGCCGTGGTGTCCTACCGTCTTCCCGACACCGGCGAGGTCGTCCCCCTGCTCCAGGTCGTGCCCTCCAAGACCAACCAGGAGCGCCTCCTCCTGGTCGTGCCGGAACTCGCCAGCGTCCTGGCCAGCATCATCTCCAGAATTAGCGACGATGACGGGCGCGTCCCTATGGTCGCCCGCTACGACCCCCATGAACGCCTGACCGGTCCACGGCTTCCGCACCTGTTCCAGCGCAAGTACAGCTGGCAGCCGGTTGTGATCGGCAACTCCGCCATCGTCGACCTCATCGACGCGACGCTAGCGCGCACCGGCCTGACCGACCCGACCGGAGCTCCCCTGAGCTACCGGCCGCACGACTTCCGCCGAATGTTCACCACGGAAGTGGTCAGCGGCGGCCTGCCTATCCATATTGCCGCACGCATCCTGGGCCACGACAACATCAACACCACCCAGGCCTACCACGCTGTCTTCCCCGAAGAGCTGATCCGCGCCTACCGAGCTTTCACCGACCGGCGCCGCGCCCTTCGCCCCGCCGCTGAGTACCGAGAACCCACCGCTGCCGAGTGGACCGAGTTCCAGCACCACTTCGCGCTGAGGAAGGTCGAGCTTGGCGAGTGTGGACGGCCTTACGGATCGCCCTGCAACCACGAACACGCCTGCATCAGATGCCCGATGCTGCGCCCGGACCCGACACAACGCGCACGGCTCGTCGAGATCATCGACAACCTCGCCGAGCGCAAGGCCGAAGCAGTCGCACGAGGGTGGCTCGGCGAGATCGACGGCCTGGACTCCAGTCTCACGTCCGCGGGAGAGAAACTCGCAGCCCTCGACAAACGTGCCGAAATGACGGATTCGCGTGCCGTACTACTCGGCATTCCCGTCATCCGCGAGGACGCGTAG
- a CDS encoding NUDIX hydrolase, whose amino-acid sequence MPSEPRDVTAGLPRKRMAAGLLITDPDDRVLLVEPAYKAGWEIPGGCVEADESPYQAAIRECREELGLDLAPGRLLVVDWVPARAGRTEGIMAVYDGGTLEPHVHERIVVPPGELKGWAFSDPPEAAQRLPPLLTRRITEALNARADGRSYYLEDGVRVT is encoded by the coding sequence ATGCCCTCCGAACCCCGCGACGTCACCGCTGGCCTGCCCCGTAAGCGGATGGCCGCCGGGCTGCTGATCACCGACCCAGACGACCGGGTTCTGCTGGTCGAGCCGGCCTACAAGGCCGGCTGGGAGATTCCCGGCGGTTGTGTCGAGGCTGACGAGTCGCCGTACCAGGCCGCGATCCGGGAGTGCCGGGAGGAACTCGGCCTTGACCTGGCACCCGGTCGGTTACTCGTCGTGGACTGGGTGCCGGCGCGTGCCGGGCGCACCGAGGGCATCATGGCCGTCTACGACGGCGGCACCCTCGAGCCCCACGTGCACGAACGGATCGTGGTGCCGCCCGGCGAGTTAAAGGGCTGGGCCTTCTCCGACCCGCCAGAGGCCGCCCAGCGGCTACCGCCGTTGCTGACCCGCCGGATCACCGAGGCGCTCAACGCCCGTGCTGACGGGCGCAGCTACTACCTCGAAGACGGCGTTCGGGTCACCTGA
- a CDS encoding 2'-5' RNA ligase family protein — MSSRELASLRQRWTAYRDLAALTEHWYWRPGWRAGRHFYTWHLTFQEQPDLHRLVTDLQHQLQFPGLDLVPIDGLHLTMQGLGFTDEVSDGDIEAIVTEARQRCAGLPPLDLSLGPVDPDAEGIGLLVRPWSSVERVRAAIRAAIAAVWPTVPEPADGFRPHVTIAYSGAPATTAPIRARLAELRDLAAVTATISEVSLIAVHREHRTYRWSTQATAPLNGRGPRHAEAQAARGDQ; from the coding sequence ATGAGCAGCCGGGAATTGGCCAGCTTGCGGCAGCGGTGGACCGCCTACCGGGACCTGGCCGCACTCACCGAGCACTGGTACTGGCGTCCCGGCTGGCGCGCTGGCCGCCACTTTTACACCTGGCACCTCACCTTCCAGGAACAGCCCGACCTCCACCGCCTCGTCACCGACCTTCAACACCAGCTCCAGTTCCCCGGACTGGACCTGGTGCCGATCGACGGCCTGCACCTGACTATGCAGGGCCTCGGCTTCACCGACGAGGTGTCCGACGGCGACATCGAAGCGATCGTCACCGAAGCCCGGCAACGGTGCGCCGGCCTGCCGCCGCTGGACCTGTCCCTCGGCCCAGTCGACCCCGACGCCGAAGGAATCGGTCTGCTCGTCCGACCCTGGAGCTCCGTCGAACGGGTTCGCGCCGCGATCCGGGCCGCGATCGCCGCCGTGTGGCCGACCGTCCCCGAACCAGCTGACGGGTTCCGGCCCCACGTCACGATCGCCTACAGCGGTGCGCCCGCAACCACCGCCCCCATCCGCGCTCGGCTGGCCGAGCTGCGTGACCTGGCGGCAGTGACAGCGACGATCAGCGAGGTGTCACTGATCGCCGTGCACCGGGAACACCGCACCTACCGATGGTCGACGCAGGCAACAGCACCCCTGAACGGACGAGGCCCCCGACACGCTGAAGCGCAGGCTGCTCGTGGCGATCAGTGA
- a CDS encoding tyrosine-type recombinase/integrase has protein sequence MHELVLRDLDLIRPARWGRVRALAGVVAWQVEGEEGGPVEPVSVYLHEITARGMAGGTVRSYAYALLRWWRFLRAVDVRWDSATPAEGRDFVLWIQQARKDVADRRKVSAATAGTINPVTRKPYPGDDFKAATIRHSNAVVRSFYEFWIEQGLGPLINPMPRDRPGRPNAHRTPMQPFRPEGKLRYNPAKPQRHPRAMPDELWLKLFGAMPSNRDRAILALDISNGARASELLGLRGSDVDWGNQLVQVVRKGTRASQWLPASPDAFVWLRLYFNDVGTPGPADPVWRTLRRRRRGDTELARQALSYDAWRAVLRRVNGKLGTNWAMHDLRHTCAIRMIRDRRLSITDVQHILGHKSLTTTQLYLIEDDLEVVARVREHYAGIEEGASRQPAPVATGYDSADLAVLFGGGVR, from the coding sequence ATGCACGAACTCGTGCTGCGCGATCTGGACCTGATACGGCCTGCCAGGTGGGGCCGCGTCCGTGCTCTCGCGGGCGTAGTTGCATGGCAGGTGGAAGGCGAGGAAGGTGGCCCGGTCGAGCCGGTATCGGTCTACCTGCACGAGATCACCGCGCGGGGTATGGCCGGGGGGACCGTCCGTAGCTACGCGTACGCCTTGCTGCGGTGGTGGCGGTTTCTGCGGGCCGTCGATGTGCGGTGGGACAGTGCAACGCCTGCGGAGGGGCGTGACTTCGTCCTGTGGATTCAGCAGGCCCGCAAGGATGTCGCCGACCGCAGAAAGGTATCTGCCGCCACCGCGGGCACGATCAATCCGGTCACCCGCAAGCCGTATCCCGGCGACGACTTCAAGGCTGCCACGATCCGGCACAGCAACGCGGTGGTGCGCAGCTTCTACGAGTTCTGGATAGAACAGGGCTTGGGTCCGCTGATCAACCCGATGCCGAGGGACCGCCCCGGCCGGCCCAACGCGCATCGGACGCCTATGCAGCCGTTTCGCCCGGAGGGCAAGCTGCGGTACAACCCGGCGAAGCCGCAGCGGCATCCTCGGGCGATGCCGGACGAGCTGTGGCTCAAGCTGTTCGGGGCGATGCCCAGCAACCGCGATCGGGCGATCCTCGCGTTGGACATCAGCAACGGTGCCAGGGCTTCAGAACTGCTGGGCCTACGCGGCTCGGACGTCGACTGGGGCAACCAACTCGTTCAGGTTGTTCGTAAGGGCACCAGGGCGAGCCAGTGGCTACCGGCGAGCCCGGACGCCTTCGTGTGGCTGCGTCTGTACTTCAACGATGTCGGTACTCCAGGCCCCGCCGATCCGGTGTGGCGCACGCTTCGACGCCGCCGTCGCGGCGACACGGAGCTGGCGCGTCAGGCCCTGTCGTACGACGCGTGGCGGGCCGTGCTGCGGCGGGTCAACGGCAAGCTTGGCACGAACTGGGCGATGCACGACTTGAGGCATACCTGCGCCATCCGGATGATCCGCGATCGTCGTCTTTCCATCACGGACGTGCAGCACATTCTGGGTCACAAATCTCTGACGACCACGCAGCTGTACCTCATCGAAGACGACCTGGAGGTAGTTGCCCGGGTCCGGGAGCACTACGCCGGCATCGAGGAGGGCGCCTCCCGGCAGCCTGCGCCAGTGGCCACCGGATACGACAGCGCCGATCTGGCTGTGTTGTTCGGCGGCGGTGTGCGGTGA
- a CDS encoding ABC transporter ATP-binding protein: MPKADYPDRPPARTAPPQRDPVLPELREVWWETGVRARAQAGLFAVFSELPRLVWAALAVSWRADRTRTLVVAATTVIAGVMSAFGLLAAQRVLVELFAGGPTADKVTAALPALAALAAATALRAGMATTMGYAQNGLTPKVDREVERGLFEVTTAVRLEAFDADAFADDMERASRGANSTTALVQASMNLLAGLAGVVAVAVAVVLVHPLLLLALLVATVPNGWASLRAGHLRYQTYAAGSVRRRRLWLLHRLMAERDSAPELRSYGLRDFLLDQYDRVMSVETRIQLALARRVTTTTTVGAMLGGIATAVVYVLLGLLLIDGQIPLAAAATCVIAVQSAQRSLAVVTFQVDRVYTEGQHFRDYTGFMTRAADYLPPPTDRAAGAPATERLREIAVDAVSLRYPDRDTPAVDRVTLTISAGQTVAFVGENGSGKSTLATMIATLRTPTSGTIHYNGRPGDDWGVDALRARIGVVTQEYHKWPFTAATNIAIGDITTRTEQDRIEAAAARAVAHDMISELPHGYETLLDRTFAGGQDLSGGQWQRITAARGFLRDADVLIMDEPSSALDPRAEDALFQAIRDRQGTAITILITHRLANVRHADRIHVLHHGRLVETGTHDQLMSADGRYAELFTLQAAGYDTTTAHATTLPRQPASA, from the coding sequence ATGCCGAAAGCCGACTACCCCGACCGCCCGCCTGCCCGTACCGCACCACCGCAGCGGGATCCGGTGCTGCCGGAGCTGCGGGAGGTGTGGTGGGAGACCGGCGTTCGGGCGCGAGCGCAGGCCGGCCTGTTCGCCGTCTTCTCCGAACTGCCCCGCCTGGTCTGGGCCGCGCTGGCGGTGAGTTGGCGCGCCGACCGGACACGGACACTGGTAGTAGCAGCGACGACGGTGATCGCGGGAGTGATGTCCGCGTTCGGGCTCCTCGCCGCACAGCGGGTACTGGTGGAGCTGTTCGCCGGTGGACCGACCGCCGACAAGGTGACCGCCGCGCTGCCCGCCCTGGCCGCGCTCGCGGCGGCCACCGCGCTGCGCGCCGGCATGGCCACCACCATGGGGTACGCGCAGAACGGCCTCACCCCGAAGGTCGACCGGGAGGTCGAACGGGGCCTGTTCGAGGTGACCACCGCCGTACGCCTGGAGGCCTTCGACGCCGACGCGTTCGCCGACGACATGGAACGCGCCTCCCGCGGCGCGAACTCCACCACCGCCCTGGTCCAGGCGTCGATGAACCTCCTCGCCGGCCTGGCCGGAGTCGTCGCCGTCGCCGTCGCCGTCGTACTGGTCCACCCGCTGCTGCTGCTCGCCCTGCTCGTGGCGACCGTGCCGAACGGGTGGGCGTCGCTTCGGGCCGGGCACCTGCGCTACCAGACCTACGCCGCCGGGTCGGTGCGCCGCCGCCGGTTGTGGCTGCTGCACAGGTTGATGGCCGAACGCGACTCCGCCCCCGAACTGCGCTCCTACGGGCTGCGCGACTTCCTGCTCGACCAGTACGACCGGGTCATGAGCGTCGAGACGAGGATCCAACTCGCACTGGCCCGCCGGGTCACCACGACCACCACCGTCGGCGCGATGCTCGGCGGAATCGCCACCGCCGTGGTCTACGTCCTGCTCGGTCTGCTGCTCATCGACGGGCAGATCCCCCTCGCCGCCGCCGCGACCTGCGTGATCGCCGTGCAGTCCGCGCAACGCTCGCTGGCCGTGGTGACCTTCCAGGTGGACCGCGTCTACACCGAGGGGCAACACTTCCGCGACTACACCGGCTTCATGACCCGCGCCGCCGACTACCTGCCGCCGCCCACCGACCGGGCCGCCGGCGCGCCGGCAACCGAGCGGCTGCGGGAGATCGCCGTCGACGCGGTGAGCCTGCGCTACCCCGACCGCGACACCCCGGCCGTCGACCGGGTCACCCTCACCATCTCCGCCGGGCAGACCGTGGCGTTCGTCGGGGAGAACGGCTCCGGCAAGTCCACCCTCGCCACCATGATCGCCACCCTCCGCACCCCCACCAGCGGCACCATCCACTACAACGGACGGCCCGGCGACGACTGGGGTGTCGACGCGCTGCGGGCCCGGATCGGCGTCGTCACGCAGGAGTACCACAAGTGGCCCTTCACCGCCGCCACCAACATCGCCATCGGCGACATCACCACCAGGACGGAGCAGGACCGGATCGAGGCCGCCGCCGCCCGCGCGGTCGCCCACGACATGATCTCTGAGCTGCCCCACGGGTACGAGACACTGCTCGACCGGACCTTCGCCGGCGGCCAGGACCTCTCCGGCGGCCAGTGGCAACGCATCACCGCCGCCCGCGGGTTCCTCCGCGACGCCGACGTGCTCATCATGGACGAGCCGTCCTCCGCCCTCGACCCCCGCGCCGAGGACGCCCTCTTCCAGGCCATCCGCGACCGGCAGGGCACCGCCATCACCATCCTGATCACCCACCGGCTGGCCAACGTCCGGCACGCCGACCGCATCCACGTCCTGCACCACGGCCGCCTCGTCGAGACCGGCACCCACGACCAGCTCATGAGTGCTGACGGGCGGTACGCCGAGCTGTTCACCCTCCAAGCCGCCGGCTACGACACCACCACCGCGCACGCCACGACACTGCCCCGCCAACCCGCCTCCGCCTGA